The following proteins are co-located in the Camelina sativa cultivar DH55 chromosome 12, Cs, whole genome shotgun sequence genome:
- the LOC104729723 gene encoding protein NUCLEAR FUSION DEFECTIVE 4: MGFGRSSSSSSSSSSSSSALKWLGFVTAVWIQSISGNNYTFSNYSGALKSLMNLTQLELNSLSVAKDIGKAFGILAGLASDRLSTPVILLIGSFEGLIGYGVQWLVVSRTIQPLPYWQMCVFLCMGGNSSTWMNTAVLVTCIRNFRRNRGPVSGILKGYVGLSTAIFTDVCTALFSSDPASFLVLLSVVPFAVCLTAVFFLREIPPASTSAEDNEESKYFAVFNIVAVVVAVYLQSYDILGIKTGVVAIAFASILLILLASPIAVPFHAYFRSQDKDEQDVEGRADEPLLRSGSEIVVDETLVGAAAAADNELPPSLKPLKDEEEENHGNVVTSTEKKRPVLGEEHTIMEAMLSVDFWVLFVSFLCGVGTGLAVMNNMGQIGLALGYTDVSKFVSMISIWGFFGRILSGTISEHFIKKAGTPRPLWNAAAQIIMAVGYLLMALAMPGSLYIGSMVVGVCYGVRLAITVPTASELFGLKYYGLIYNILILNLPLGSFLFSGLLAGLLYDAEATPTPGGGNTCVGAHCFRMVFLVMALASVIGIGLDLLLAYRTKEIYAKIHASKKAKKSSGNLR; the protein is encoded by the exons atggGGTTTGGGagatcttcttcgtcttcgtcttcttcttcttcttcctcctcagctCTCAAATGGCTTGGTTTCGTTACAGCCGTTTGGATCCAATCCATCTCCGGCAACAATTACACCTTCTCAAATTACTCCGGCGCTCTCAAATCCCTAATGAACCTCACTCAGTTAGAACTCAACAGTCTCTCCGTCGCTAAAGACATCGGAAAAGCTTTCGGAATCCTCGCCGGACTTGCTTCTGATCGTCTTTCAACTCCTGTCATCCTTCTCATCGGTTCTTTCGAAGGTCTTATTGGTTATGGTGTACAATGGCTCGTCGTTAGCCGCACGATCCAACCTCTTCCTTATTGGCAG ATGTGTGTGTTTCTTTGTATGGGAGGGAACAGTTCGACGTGGATGAACACGGCGGTCCTTGTGACTTGTATAAGAAACTTCCGGCGAAACCGTGGTCCTGTATCTGGGATTCTTAAAGGATACGTTGGTTTAAGTACTGCGATTTTCACGGATGTGTGCACTGCTCTGTTTTCCTCTGATCCAGCTtcgtttcttgttcttctctccGTCGTACCTTTCGCCGTTTGTCTCACGGCGGTTTTTTTCCTCCGTGAAATACCTCCGGCTAGTACCTCCGCAGAGGACAACGAAGAGTCTAAATACTTCGCCGTGTTTAACATCGTCGCGGTTGTTGTTGCTGTGTACCTTCAGTCTTACGATATCTTGGGAATCAAAACCGGAGTTGTCGCTATTGCATTCGCCTCGATTCTTCTCATCCTCTTAGCTTCTCCTATCGCCGTCCCTTTCCACGCTTATTTCCGTAGCCAAGATAAAGATGAACAAGACGTAGAAGGACGAGCCGATGAACCGTTACTGAGATCAGGATCCGAGATTGTAGTGGATGAAACACTCGTAGGTGCTGCAGCGGCGGCGGATAACGAGTTGCCACCGTCTCTTAAGCCGTTAAAagatgaggaggaagagaatCATGGAAACGTGGTGACGAGTACTGAGAAGAAAAGACCGGTTCTTGGAGAAGAACACACCATCATGGAAGCCATGTTGAGTGTTGacttttgggttttgtttgtgtCCTTCTTGTGTGGAGTAGGTACTGGTTTAGCAGTGATGAACAATATGGGTCAGATCGGGCTTGCGCTTGGTTACACGGATGTTTCCAAGTTTGTCTCCATGATTAGTATTTGGGGATTCTTTGGTCGGATTCTCTCCGGTACCATCTCCGAGCACTTCATCAA GAAAGCTGGAACACCAAGACCACTATGGAATGCAGCAGCTCAGATTATCATGGCCGTAGGATATTTACTGATGGCTTTAGCAATGCCCGGTTCGCTTTACATCGGTTCAATGGTGGTTGGGGTTTGCTACGGAGTCCGGTTAGCCATAACCGTGCCAACAGCCTCAGAACTATTTGGTCTAAAATACTATGGACTCATCTACAACATCCTTATACTCAATTTGCCTCTAGGATCGTTCCTGTTCTCGGGTCTACTAGCGGGTTTACTCTACGATGCTGAAGCCACACCGACTCCTGGTGGAGGCAATACGTGTGTAGGAGCTCATTGTTTCCGTATGGTCTTCCTTGTTATGGCGCTTGCTTCCGTTATTGGGATCGGTCTTGACCTTTTGCTTGCGTATAGAACGAAGGAGATCTATGCGAAGATTCATGCAAGCAAGAAGGCTAAGAAATCTAGTGGTAATCTCCGATGA
- the LOC104729726 gene encoding DEAD-box ATP-dependent RNA helicase 16-like isoform X1, whose product MSKTKVKPVEDVNPEVMDVVKEAEEVEEQRNLGEEEEEEKVEEDVDKSFEELGLDSRLIRALSKKGIEKPTLIQQSSIPYILEGKDIVARAKTGSGKTLAYLLPLLQKLFSVDSGSKKKLAPSAFILVPSRELCQQVYSEVSSLIELCRVQLKAVQLTSSMTASDMRNALAGLPEILVSTPACIPKCFAAGVLEPTAVSESLEILVLDEADLLLSYGYEDNLRSVTSIIPRRCQCLLMSATTSSDVEKLKKLILHNPIVLTLTEDNDKEEPVPSNVQQFWISCSAQDKLLHILALLKLEVVQKKILIFINTIDMGFKLKLFLEKFGIKSAILNGELPQNSRLHILEQFNAGLFDYLIATDDNSQTKKEKEEPKGEENNKSKKRRKPKLDAEFSVVRGIDFKKVHTVINFDMPQSVTGYIHRIGRTGRAYSSGSSVSLVSPDEMEGFEDIKSFLANDKNKDSDIITPFPLLTENAVESLRYRAEDVAKSVTKISVRESRAQDLRNEIINSEKLKAHFEANPRDLDLLRHDKPLSKTAPAPHLKDIPEYLVDLKTQEASKAVKLAGAAMGNSRRSGGGAGRNNKNKKRSRKGGDPLKTFNPNGSKRGHGGGVGQKKDSSDGSTKQKKQKTV is encoded by the exons ATGAGTAAGACGAAGGTGAAACCTGTGGAGGATGTGAACCCGGAAGTGATGGACGTGGTTAAGGAAGCAGAGGAAGTAGAAGAACAGAGAAAcctcggagaagaagaagaagaagaaaaggtagAAGAAGATGTAGATAAGAGTTTCGAAGAGCTAGGGCTTGATTCTCGTCTAATTCGTGCCTTAAGTAAAAAGGGTATAGAGAAACCCACTCTTATTCAGCAATCATCCATTCCTTACATTCtg GAAGGGAAAGATATAGTTGCTAGGGCAAAGACGGGTTCAGGTAAGACTTTGGCTTACCTTTTGCCATTGCTTCAGAAGCTATTCTCAGTAGATTCTGGGAGTAAGAAGAAGCTTGCTCCCTCTGCGTTTATTCTTGTTCCATCTCGAGAGTTATGCCAGCAG GTTTACTCAGAGGTTTCTTCGCTTATCGAGTTGTGTAGGGTTCAACTGAAAGCAGTGCAGTTGACTAGTAGCATGACTGCATCTGATATG cGTAATGCATTGGCTGGACTGCCTGAGATTCTTGTCTCCACACCTGCTTGTATTCCTAAATGTTTTGCTGCTGGAGTTTTAGAGCCCACTGCTGTCAGTGAATCACTTGAAATTCTTGTTCTTGATGAG GCAGATCTTTTGTTGTCATATGGATATGAAGATAATCTAAGGTCGGTAACTTCAATAATCCCAAGGCGTTGCCAATGCCTTCTTATGTCGGCTACCACAAG TTCTGATGTCGAGAAGTTGAAGAAATTGATTCTGCACAACCCAATCGTTTTGACCTTGACAGAAGATAATGACAAGGAGGAGCCCGTCCCGAGTAATGTTCAGCAGTTTTGG ATCTCTTGCAGTGCTCAGGACAAACTGCTTCACATTCTTGCTCTCTTGAAGCTAGAGGTTGTTCAGAAAAAAATTCTGATATTCATCAATACGATTGACATGGGTTTCAAGTTGAAATTATTCTTGGAAAAG TTTGGAATCAAGTCTGCAATTTTAAATGGGGAGTTGCCTCAGAATTCTCGGCTTCATATCCTTGAG CAATTCAACGCAGGTCTTTTTGATTACTTGATTGCAACGGATGATAATAGCCagactaaaaaagaaaaggaagagccTAAAGGTGAGGAGAACAATAAAAGCAAGAAGCGTCGCAAACCAAAGCTGGATGCTGAGTTCAGTGTAGTTAggggaattgatttcaaaaaagTTCACACG GTCATAAACTTTGATATGCCTCAAAGTGTTACTGGATATATTCATAGAATTGGGCGTACAGGGAGAGCATATAGCAGCGGTTCTTCTGTTTCTCTT GTTTCTCCGGATGAGATGGAAGGGTTTGAAGATATAAAGTCCTTCTTAGCAAACGACAAGAACAAAGATAGTGATATCATCACACCCTTTCCTTTGTTGACCGAAAATGCTGTCGAGTCTCTTAGATATAGAGCTGAG GATGTGGCAAAGAGTGTTACAAAGATTTCGGTTCGAGAGTCTCGAGCTCAGGATTTGAGGAATGAGATAATCAACTCCGAAAA GTTAAAAGCTCATTTTGAAGCTAATCCAAGAGACTTAGATCTGTTGAGACATGACAAGCCTTTGAGTAAGACTGCACCTGCACCACATTTAAAGGACATCCCGGAGTATCTAGTGGACCTAAAGACACAAGAGGCAAGCAAGGCGGTGAAGCTAGCTGGAGCTGCAATGGGTAACAGTAGGAGATCTGGTGGAGGTGCTGGtcgcaacaacaaaaacaagaaacgtTCCAGAAAAGGCGGCGACCCACTCAAAACCTTCAACCCCAAT GGATCTAAGAGAGGACATGGTGGAGGCGTTGGCCAGAAGAAGGATTCTAGCGATGGCtcgaccaaacaaaagaaacagaagacaGTTTAA
- the LOC104729725 gene encoding uncharacterized protein LOC104729725 → MLSFISNQIDRQKDVSHEEKTLSDLEKSDGSHFPGDDYRPSDRKNWMAGLTLEKLTLNKIVWPGTHDSATNDIGIPLISRPLAECQTLSIYEQLVLGTRVLDIRVQEDRQICHGILTSYDVDVVIDDVIRFLSETQSEIIILEIRTEFGHKDPPEFETYLADKLGQYLIHQDDNLFNKPVSEILPKRVICIWKPRESPKPSRGGHLWNADYLKDNWIDTDLPWTKFQSNLKHLGEQQSISSRKFFYRVENTVTPQADNPVVWVKPVTDRIRKHARLFISQCISKGCGDKLQILSTDFIEDDFVDACVGLTHARIEGKI, encoded by the coding sequence ATGCTCTCTTTTATCTCTAACCAGATCGACCGGCAAAAAGATGTCTCTCATGAGGAAAAAACCCTAAGCGATCTCGAAAAATCCGATGGTTCACATTTCCCTGGCGATGACTACCGTCCGTCCGATCGAAAAAACTGGATGGCTGGTCTAACGTTGGAGAAACTAACTCTTAACAAGATCGTGTGGCCAGGAACGCACGATTCAGCTACCAACGATATCGGAATACCTCTCATCTCTCGTCCTTTAGCTGAATGCCAAACGCTATCCATCTACGAACAGCTCGTCCTCGGCACGCGTGTCCTCGACATCCGTGTGCAAGAGGATCGCCAAATCTGCCATGGGATCCTGACTTCATACGACGTTGATGTTGTCATCGATGATGTCATCAGATTCTTGTCGGAGACTCAGTCGGAGATTATAATCTTGGAGATAAGGACAGAGTTCGGACACAAAGACCCTCCGGAGTTCGAGACTTACTTGGCTGACAAGTTAGGTCAGTACCTGATACATCAAGACGATAACTTGTTCAACAAGCCTGTATCAGAGATTTTGCCGAAAAGGGTTATTTGCATCTGGAAGCCTAGAGAGTCTCCGAAGCCGAGCCGTGGTGGACATCTCTGGAACGCAGATTATCTAAAAGATAACTGGATTGATACGGATCTTCCATGGACGAAATTTCAAAGCAATTTGAAGCATCTAGGCGAGCAGCAATCGATATCTTCTAGAAAATTCTTTTACCGGGTTGAGAACACCGTTACGCCGCAAGCAGATAATCCGGTTGTTTGGGTTAAACCGGTGACTGATCGGATCCGAAAACATGCTAGGCTTTTTATATCTCAGTGTATTTCCAAGGGATGTGGAGATAAGTTGCAGATTCTGTCAACTGATTTCATCGAAGATGATTTCGTTGATGCTTGCGTCGGACTCACTCACGCAAGAATCGAAGGCAAAATTTGA
- the LOC104729726 gene encoding DEAD-box ATP-dependent RNA helicase 16-like isoform X2, with translation MDVVKEAEEVEEQRNLGEEEEEEKVEEDVDKSFEELGLDSRLIRALSKKGIEKPTLIQQSSIPYILEGKDIVARAKTGSGKTLAYLLPLLQKLFSVDSGSKKKLAPSAFILVPSRELCQQVYSEVSSLIELCRVQLKAVQLTSSMTASDMRNALAGLPEILVSTPACIPKCFAAGVLEPTAVSESLEILVLDEADLLLSYGYEDNLRSVTSIIPRRCQCLLMSATTSSDVEKLKKLILHNPIVLTLTEDNDKEEPVPSNVQQFWISCSAQDKLLHILALLKLEVVQKKILIFINTIDMGFKLKLFLEKFGIKSAILNGELPQNSRLHILEQFNAGLFDYLIATDDNSQTKKEKEEPKGEENNKSKKRRKPKLDAEFSVVRGIDFKKVHTVINFDMPQSVTGYIHRIGRTGRAYSSGSSVSLVSPDEMEGFEDIKSFLANDKNKDSDIITPFPLLTENAVESLRYRAEDVAKSVTKISVRESRAQDLRNEIINSEKLKAHFEANPRDLDLLRHDKPLSKTAPAPHLKDIPEYLVDLKTQEASKAVKLAGAAMGNSRRSGGGAGRNNKNKKRSRKGGDPLKTFNPNGSKRGHGGGVGQKKDSSDGSTKQKKQKTV, from the exons ATGGACGTGGTTAAGGAAGCAGAGGAAGTAGAAGAACAGAGAAAcctcggagaagaagaagaagaagaaaaggtagAAGAAGATGTAGATAAGAGTTTCGAAGAGCTAGGGCTTGATTCTCGTCTAATTCGTGCCTTAAGTAAAAAGGGTATAGAGAAACCCACTCTTATTCAGCAATCATCCATTCCTTACATTCtg GAAGGGAAAGATATAGTTGCTAGGGCAAAGACGGGTTCAGGTAAGACTTTGGCTTACCTTTTGCCATTGCTTCAGAAGCTATTCTCAGTAGATTCTGGGAGTAAGAAGAAGCTTGCTCCCTCTGCGTTTATTCTTGTTCCATCTCGAGAGTTATGCCAGCAG GTTTACTCAGAGGTTTCTTCGCTTATCGAGTTGTGTAGGGTTCAACTGAAAGCAGTGCAGTTGACTAGTAGCATGACTGCATCTGATATG cGTAATGCATTGGCTGGACTGCCTGAGATTCTTGTCTCCACACCTGCTTGTATTCCTAAATGTTTTGCTGCTGGAGTTTTAGAGCCCACTGCTGTCAGTGAATCACTTGAAATTCTTGTTCTTGATGAG GCAGATCTTTTGTTGTCATATGGATATGAAGATAATCTAAGGTCGGTAACTTCAATAATCCCAAGGCGTTGCCAATGCCTTCTTATGTCGGCTACCACAAG TTCTGATGTCGAGAAGTTGAAGAAATTGATTCTGCACAACCCAATCGTTTTGACCTTGACAGAAGATAATGACAAGGAGGAGCCCGTCCCGAGTAATGTTCAGCAGTTTTGG ATCTCTTGCAGTGCTCAGGACAAACTGCTTCACATTCTTGCTCTCTTGAAGCTAGAGGTTGTTCAGAAAAAAATTCTGATATTCATCAATACGATTGACATGGGTTTCAAGTTGAAATTATTCTTGGAAAAG TTTGGAATCAAGTCTGCAATTTTAAATGGGGAGTTGCCTCAGAATTCTCGGCTTCATATCCTTGAG CAATTCAACGCAGGTCTTTTTGATTACTTGATTGCAACGGATGATAATAGCCagactaaaaaagaaaaggaagagccTAAAGGTGAGGAGAACAATAAAAGCAAGAAGCGTCGCAAACCAAAGCTGGATGCTGAGTTCAGTGTAGTTAggggaattgatttcaaaaaagTTCACACG GTCATAAACTTTGATATGCCTCAAAGTGTTACTGGATATATTCATAGAATTGGGCGTACAGGGAGAGCATATAGCAGCGGTTCTTCTGTTTCTCTT GTTTCTCCGGATGAGATGGAAGGGTTTGAAGATATAAAGTCCTTCTTAGCAAACGACAAGAACAAAGATAGTGATATCATCACACCCTTTCCTTTGTTGACCGAAAATGCTGTCGAGTCTCTTAGATATAGAGCTGAG GATGTGGCAAAGAGTGTTACAAAGATTTCGGTTCGAGAGTCTCGAGCTCAGGATTTGAGGAATGAGATAATCAACTCCGAAAA GTTAAAAGCTCATTTTGAAGCTAATCCAAGAGACTTAGATCTGTTGAGACATGACAAGCCTTTGAGTAAGACTGCACCTGCACCACATTTAAAGGACATCCCGGAGTATCTAGTGGACCTAAAGACACAAGAGGCAAGCAAGGCGGTGAAGCTAGCTGGAGCTGCAATGGGTAACAGTAGGAGATCTGGTGGAGGTGCTGGtcgcaacaacaaaaacaagaaacgtTCCAGAAAAGGCGGCGACCCACTCAAAACCTTCAACCCCAAT GGATCTAAGAGAGGACATGGTGGAGGCGTTGGCCAGAAGAAGGATTCTAGCGATGGCtcgaccaaacaaaagaaacagaagacaGTTTAA
- the LOC104729724 gene encoding uncharacterized protein LOC104729724: MADIVKQILVRPIQLADQITKASDEAYSFRQECLEVKAKTEKLAGLLRQAARASNDLYERPTRRIIDDTEQVLFKALALVEKCRATGLMKRVFTIIPAAAFRKITMQLENSIGDVSWLLRVSASGDDRDDEYLGLPPIAANEPILCLIWEQVAILFTGSLEDRSDAAASLVSLARDNDRYGRLIIEEGGVPPLLKLAKEGKMEGQENAARAIGLLGRDPESVEQIVNAGVCQVFAKILKEGHMKVQTVVAWAVSELASNHPKCQDHFAQNNIIRFLVSHLAFETVQEHRKYAIVSNKQTLSSIHTVFMASNTNPSDKKESNDQDETKSNISHPMSNQTPSQMHSLITNTLAMKGSGPSSGSGSGTNKNQVKQSNQQHQNHHTKGGSNPRGNNHTHVSLMGTSIKGREYEDPATKAQMKAMAARALWQLSRGNLQICRSITESRALLCFAVLLEKGDDEVKSYSALAMMEITDVAEQYPELRRSAFKPTSPAAKAVVEQLLKVIENELPDLLIPCIKSIGSLSRTFRATETRIIAPLVKLLDEREAEVSMEAAVALIKFSCTENFLRDNHSKAIIAAGGAKHLIQLVYFGEQMVQVPALILLCYIALNVPDSETLAQEEVLVVLEWSTKQAHLVESPTIDEILPEAKSRLELYQSRGSRGFH; this comes from the exons atgGCGGATATTGTGAAACAGATCTTAGTAAGACCTATTCAATTAGCGGATCAGATAACTAAAGCGTCGGACGAAGCTTACTCGTTCCGTCAAGAATGTCTAGAGGTCAAAGCCAAAACGGAAAAGCTCGCCGGTCTCTTACGTCAAGCGGCGCGTGCGAGCAACGATCTCTACGAACGTCCCACGCGCCGTATCATCGACGATACAGAGCAAGTCCTCTTCAAAGCCTTAGCCCTCGTCGAAAAATGCCGCGCCACGGGACTGATGAAACGTGTTTTCACCATTATCCCCGCGGCTGCGTTTAGGAAGATCACGATGCAGTTAGAGAATTCGATCGGAGACGTTTCTTGGCTCCTCCGTGTCTCTGCTTCAGGAGATGATCGTGACGATGAGTATTTAGGACTCCCTCCGATCGCTGCTAACGAACCAATCCTCTGTTTGATTTGGGAACAAGTCGCCATTCTCTTCACAGGCTCTCTCGAGGATCGATCCGATGCAGCGGCTTCGCTCGTGTCGCTGGCTCGTGACAATGATCGATACGGGAGGCTCATTATCGAAGAAG GTGGTGTACCTCCATTGTTGAAGCTTGCAAAAGAAGGTAAAATGGAAGGTCAAGAGAACGCGGCTCGAGCCATTGGTTTATTAGGACGTGATCCAGAGAGTGTTGAACAGATTGTGAACGCAGGTGTGTGTCAAGTGTTTGCAAAGATTCTTAAAGAAGGTCATATGAAAGTTCAAACCGTTGTTGCATGGGCTGTTTCTGAATTAGCTTCTAATCATCCTAAGTGTCAAGACCATTTTGCTCAGAACAACATCATTCGTTTCCTTGTGAGTCATTTAGCTTTTGAGACGGTTCAAGAACATAGAAAATACGCTATCGTGAGTAACAAGCAGACGTTGTCTTCGATTCATACGGTTTTCATGGCGAGTAATACGAACCCATCAGACAAGAAGGAGAGCAACGATCAAGATGAGACCAAAAGCAATATCTCACATCCTATGAGTAATCAGACACCGAGTCAGATGCATAGCTTAATTACAAACACATTGGCAATGAAGGGTTCGGGTCCGAGTTCAGGTTCAGGTTCAGGTACTAACAAGAATCAGGTAAAACAGAGTAATCAACAGCACCAGAATCATCACACCAAGGGTGGTTCTAACCCGAGAGGGAACAATCACACACATGTTTCTTTAATGGGGACAAGCATTAAGGGAAGAGAGTATGAAGATCCAGCTACTAAAGCTCAGATGAAGGCAATGGCTGCAAGAGCATTGTGGCAACTCTCAAGAGGGAATCTCCAAATATGTAGAAGCATAACAGAGTCAagagcattgctctgtttcgcCGTTTTGTTAGAGAAAGGAGACGATGAAGTCAAGTCATATTCAGCTTTGGCAATGATGGAAATCACAGATGTGGCTGAGCAGTATCCAGAACTGAGACGTTCAGCCTTCAAACCAACCTCTCCTGCTGCAAAAGCTGTAGTAGAACAGTTACTTAAGGTGATCGAAAACGAACTACCGGACCTTTTGATCCCCTGCATCAAATCAATCGGTAGTCTTTCAAGAACGTTCCGTGCAACGGAGACAAGGATCATTGCACCACTTGTGAAGCTTCTTGATGAAAGAGAAGCAGAGGTTTCAATGGAAGCCGCAGTAGCGCTTATCAAATTCTCATGTACCGAGAATTTCTTGCGTGATAACCACTCGAAAGCGATCATAGCAGCAGGAGGtgcaaagcatttgattcaATTAGTCTACTTTGGAGAACAAATGGTTCAAGTCCCGGCTTTGATACTACTTTGTTATATAGCATTGAATGTACCAGACAGTGAGACTTTAGCTCAAGAAGAGGTTCTCGTAGTTCTTGAATGGTCGACAAAGCAAGCTCATTTGGTGGAATCACCAACGATTGACGAGATATTACCAGAAGCAAAGAGTAGATTGGAGCTTTACCAATCTAGAGGGTCAAGAGGATTTCATTGA